One window from the genome of Rhinolophus ferrumequinum isolate MPI-CBG mRhiFer1 chromosome 10, mRhiFer1_v1.p, whole genome shotgun sequence encodes:
- the MIEF1 gene encoding mitochondrial dynamics protein MID51, whose product MAGAGERKGKKDDNGIGTAIDFVLSNARLVLGVGGAAMLGIATLAVKRMYDRAISAPTSPTRLSHSGKRSWEEPNWMGSPRLLNKDMKTGLSRSLQTLPTDSSAFDTDTFCPPRPKPLARKGQVDLKKSRLRMSLQEKLLSYYRNRAAIPAGEQARAKQAAVDICAELRGFLRAKLPDMPLRDMYLSGSLYDDLQVVTADHIQLIVPLVLEQNLWSCIPGEDTIMNVPGFFLVRRENPEYFPRGSSYWDRCVVGGYLSPKTVADTFEKVVAGSINWPAIGSLLDYVIRPAPLPEALTLEVQYERDRHLVIDFLPSVTLGDTVLVARPHRLAQYDNLWRLSLRPAETARLRALDQADSGCRSLCLKILKAICKSTPALGHLTASQLTNVILHLAQEEADWSSDMLADRFLQALRGLIRYLEAGVLPSALNPKVNLFAELTPEEIDELGYTLYCSLSEPEVLLQT is encoded by the exons ATGGCAGGCGCTGGTGAGCGCAAAGGCAAGAAGGATGACAATGGCATCGGCACCGCCATTGATTTTGTGCTCTCCAATGCCCGGCtggtgctgggggtgggtggagcAGCCATGCTGGGCATCGCTACACTGGCCGTTAAGCGG ATGTACGACAGGGCGATCAGTGCCCCTACCAGCCCCACCCGCCTGAGCCATTCCGGGAAAAGGAGCTGGGAGGAACCAAACTGGATGGGCTCCCCGCGACTGCTGAACAAGGACATGAAGACCGGCCTGAGCCGCTCCCTGCAGACCCTTCCCACAGACTCCTCGGCCTTTGACACAG ATACATTCTGCCCACCCCGGCCCAAGCCATTGGCCAGGAAGGGCCAGGTAGATTTGAAGAAGTCACGACTCCGCATGTCCCTGCAGGAGAAACTTCTTTCTTACTACCGGAACCGGGCCGCCATCCCTGCCGGTGAGCAGGCTCGGGCCAAGCAAGCTGCCGTGGACATATGTGCCGAGCTCCGGGGCTTCCTGCGGGCCAAGCTGCCGGACATGCCACTTCGGGATATGTACCTGAGTGGCAGCCTGTATGATGACCTGCAG GTGGTGACAGCCGACCACATCCAACTCATTGTGCCCCTTGTGCTGGAGCAGAACCTGTGGTCATGTATCCCTGGCGAGGACACCATCATGAATGTCCCTGGCTTCTTCCTGGTTCGTCGTGAGAACCCAGAGTATTTTCCTCGTGGTAGTAGTTACTGGGACCGCTGTGTAGTAGGGGGCTACCTCTCCCCAAAGACAGTGGCAGACACGTTTGAGAAGGTAGTGGCTGGCTCCATCAATTGGCCGGCCATAGGGTCCCTCTTGGACTATGTGATCCGACCGGCGCCACTCCCAGAGGCCCTGACTCTAGAAGTGCAGTATGAGCGTGACAGACACCTCGTCATTGACTTCCTGCCATCAGTGACGCTCGGTGACACTGTCTTGGTGGCCAGACCACACCGGCTAGCCCAGTATGACAACCTGTGGCGGCTGAGCCTGCGTCCTGCCGAGACGGCCCGCCTGCGGGCCTTGGACCAGGCCGACTCAGGCTGCCGTTCTCTTTGCCTCAAGATCCTCAAGGCCATATGCAAGTCCACTCCGGCTCTGGGCCACCTCACTGCCAGCCAGCTCACCAACGTCATCCTCCACTTGGCCCAGGAGGAGGCTGACTGGTCTTCAGATATGCTGGCTGACCGCTTCCTGCAGGCCTTGAGGGGACTCATCCGGTACCTGGAGGCCGGAGTCCTGCCCAGTGCCCTCAACCCCAAGGTGAACTTATTTGCAGAGCTCACCCCTGAGGAAATCGACGAGTTAGGGTACACTCTCTATTGCTCGTTGTCTGAGCCGGAGGTGCTGCTGCAGACGTAG
- the MGAT3 gene encoding beta-1,4-mannosyl-glycoprotein 4-beta-N-acetylglucosaminyltransferase yields the protein MKMRRYKLFLMFCMAGLCLISFLHFFKTLSYVTFPRELASLSPNLVSSFFWNNAPVTPQASPEPGSSDLLRTPLYSHSPLLQPLSPSKATEELHRMDFVLPEDTTEYFVRTKAGGVCFKPGTKMLEKPPSGRPEEKAEGVDGSSARGPARHLLSARERTGGRGARRKWVECVCLPGWHGPSCGVPTVVQYSNLPTKERLVPREVPRRVINAININHEFDLLDVRFHELGDVVDAFVVCESNFTAYGEPRPLKFREMLTNGTFEYIRHKVLYVFLDHFPLGGRQDGWIADDYLRTFLTQDGVARLRNLRPDDVFIIDDADEIPARDGVLFLKLYDGWTEPFAFHMRKSLYGFFWKQPGTLEVVSGCTVDMLQSVYGLDGIRLRRRQYYTMPHFRQYENRTGHILVQWSLGSPLHFAGWHCSWCFTPEGIYFKLVSAQNGDFPRWGDYEDKRDLNYIRSLIRTGGWFDGTQQEYPPADPSEHMYAPKYLLQNYDQFRYLLDNPYQEPKSTVEGGRRIRNPEGRPPARAKLEMVGG from the coding sequence CGGCCTGTGCCTCATCTCCTTCCTGCACTTCTTTAAGACCCTGTCCTATGTCACCTTCCCCAGAGAACTGGCCTCCCTCAGTCCTAACCTCGTGTCCAGCTTCTTCTGGAACAATGCCCCCGTCACACCCCAGGCCAGCCCAGAGCCTGGGAGCTCCGACCTGCTGCGTACCCCACTCTATTCCCACTCGCCCCTGCTCCAGCCACTTTCACCAAGCAAGGCCACCGAGGAACTGCACCGGATGGACTTCGTGCTGCCAGAGGACACCACTGAGTATTTCGTCCGCACCAAAGCCGGGGGTGTCTGCTTCAAACCAGGTACCAAGATGCTGGAGAAGCCCCCATCGGGGAGGCCAGAAGAGAAGGCGGAGGGGGTAGACGGCTCGTCTGCCAGGGGCCCGGCCCGGCACCTGCTGAGCGCCCGGGAGCGCACGGGGGGACGGGGCGCACGGCGCAAGTGGGTGGAGTGCGTGTGCCTCCCGGGCTGGCACGGGCCCAGCTGCGGCGTGCCCACCGTGGTGCAGTACTCCAACCTGCCCACCAAGGAGCGCCTGGTGCCCAGGGAGGTGCCGCGGCGGGTCATCAATGCCATCAACATCAATCACGAGTTCGACCTGCTGGACGTGCGCTTCCACGAGCTGGGGGACGTGGTGGACGCCTTCGTGGTGTGCGAGTCCAACTTCACGGCCTACGGGGAGCCTCGGCCGCTCAAGTTCCGGGAGATGCTGACCAACGGCACGTTCGAGTACATCCGACACAAGGTGCTCTACGTCTTCCTGGACCACTTCCCGCTGGGCGGGCGGCAGGACGGCTGGATCGCGGACGACTACCTGCGCACCTTCCTGACGCAGGACGGGGTGGCGCGGCTGCGCAACCTGCGGCCCGACGACGTCTTCATCATCGACGACGCCGACGAGATCCCCGCGCGCGACGGCGTGCTCTTCCTCAAGCTCTACGATGGCTGGACCGAGCCCTTCGCCTTCCACATGCGCAAGTCGCTGTACGGCTTCTTCTGGAAGCAGCCGGGCACCCTGGAGGTGGTGTCGGGCTGCACGGTGGACATGCTGCAGTCGGTGTACGGGCTGGACGGCATCCGCCTGCGCCGCCGCCAGTATTACACCATGCCCCACTTCCGGCAGTACGAGAACCGCACCGGCCACATCCTGGTGCAGTGGTCGCTGGGCAGCCCCCTGCACTTCGCCGGCTGGCACTGCTCCTGGTGCTTCACGCCCGAGGGCATCTACTTCAAGCTCGTGTCGGCCCAGAACGGCGACTTCCCTCGCTGGGGGGATTACGAGGACAAGCGGGACCTCAATTACATCCGGAGCTTGATTCGCACCGGGGGCTGGTTCGACGGCACGCAGCAGGAGTACCCGCCGGCGGACCCCAGCGAACACATGTATGCCCCCAAGTACCTGCTCCAGAACTACGACCAGTTCCGCTACCTGCTGGACAACCCCTACCAGGAGCCCAAGAGCACGGTGGAAGGTGGGCGGCGGATCAGAAATCCCGAGGGAAGGCCACCCGCCAGGGCCAAATTGGAAATGGTGGGAGGCTAA